The Rhopalosiphum maidis isolate BTI-1 chromosome 1, ASM367621v3, whole genome shotgun sequence genome has a segment encoding these proteins:
- the LOC113560732 gene encoding uncharacterized protein LOC113560732: MIGKSKWYLVFTILFWSRTDVDGYQLILNNNSPVTTGSTVTLNATVVDDNGVCAKGNLLFSYEDDAFPKHILETKIKNCVAIFYIAFDTTTGPSNYRYKVEVKQELLPFIFHPITSGRGQLIVTENLNGVLQLFQNNTNISKNSPRTIYVSTNLETVHQVEINTADLDYLNKSANSTSVYWFVDCIYQENTTSYTFSSNYTEPGIQHEILGIVVANIPSSIPITTPTPIVSTTTVNPNNSTSTINSTIDATISTPSTTKAPSKTDVIFSHHIINSTFTSDCEQKNQFELLLSAVSLKDQQKYGYFSRSVLAKDPIANVKTQGKVWIQEGEMLNLLVNCNGSGPFRYCAHYVQGPYNETSNDSCIPDRNLVQCQMQFVHYFREPTNYTLIVNLANDVSKVVTPIGINIYKVQKQPQISVIVVPVTFSSIAVIIVVFGIAYYFQNRSRYMVEVADFDFANNSDMEYKTFRERLRDAISQAINRTQDYSEYDGSEEQIGNLATPQNQKYGSMQ, from the exons ATGATAGGGAAATCGAAATGGTATTTAGTGTTTACAATCTTATTTTGGAGTCGCACGGATG TTGATGGTTATCAACTAATACTGAACAATAACAGTCCTGTAACCACCGGTTCAACAGTCACCCTGAATGCCACAGTTGTCGATGACAATGGTGTTTGTGCTAAGGGAAATCTGTTGTTTTCCTATGAAGATGATGCATTTCCAAAGCATATATTGGAG acaaagataaaaaattgtgtGGCAATATTCTACATAGCATTTGATACAACAACTGGACCTtcaaattatagatataaagtaGAAGTTAAACAGGAATTACTTCCTTTCATCTTTCATCCAATTACTAGTGGTCGTGGCCAGTTAATTGTTAcag aaaATTTGAATGGTGTACTTcaactatttcaaaataatacaaatatttcaaaaaattctcCACGAACTATTTATGTGTCAACTAATTTAGAAACTGTTCACCAAGTTGAAATCAATACCGCCGATTTAGATTATCTTAATAAAAGTGCCAATTCAACCTCTGTTTACTGGTTTGTTGATTGTATCTACCAAGAAAATACAAcaagttatacattttctagTAATTATACTGAACCAGGCATTCAGCATGAAATACTTGGCATTGTAGTAGCCAATATTCCCTCATCTATACCTATAACTACACCTACACCAATAGTATCTACTACCACAGTCAATCCAAATAATTCTACTTCTACTATTAATTCTACTATTGATGCTACTATATCTACGCCTTCTACCACTAAAGCACCTTCTAAAACTGATGTTATATTTTCTCATCATATAATCAATTCGACTTTTACTTCAGACTGTGaacaaaaaaatcagtttgaattattattatctgcaGTTTCTTTAAAAGatcaacaaaaatatggaTATTTTAGTCGTTCTGTGCTTGCCAAAG ATCCAATTGCAAATGTTAAGACTCAAGGAAAAGTTTGGATACAAGAAGGAGAAATGTTAAATCTtctg gtaaacTGTAATGGTAGTGGCCCCTTCCGCTATTGTGCACATTATGTTCAAGGACCTTATAATGAAACTAGTAATGATTCTTGTATACCGGACAGAAATTTAGTGCAGTGTCAAATGcaatttgtacattatttccGTGAGCCTACCAATTATACACTAATTGTAAATTTGGCTAATGATGTTTCAAAAGTCGTAACACCTAttggaattaatatttataaag TACAAAAACAACCACAAATATCTGTCATTGTTGTACCAGTAACTTTCAGTTCAATTGCAGTAATAATTGTTGTGTTTGGAATAGCTTATTACTTTCAAAACAGATCGag gtatatggtAGAAGTAGCAGATTTTGATTTTGCCAATAACTCGGACATGgaatacaaaacatttagaGAGCGGTTACGTGATGCTATAAGCCAAGCAATTAACCGTACTCAAGATTATTCAGAGTATGATGGCAGTGAAGAACAAATTGGTAATTTGGCTACACcccaaaatcaaaaatatggtAGTATGCAATGA
- the LOC113550231 gene encoding uncharacterized protein LOC113550231 has translation MSCNQDDEWEYVPVETADEIMLCGDVVESKSLRNWNRWLKIRKQQHKYLGLMVCRSSASLLMNKSDKFRSKVECKWLVDAALKLKANNEYCADFPYSIAKEINNFTSIYIPYVIRTEKGLSGIKKDARFDLQTPNKVLLYNELNTLKSLIPFKSSEKLAIIGENILKKAMKHKFDYKGTIPSVYVESTLKKNKCNIALVYVRVNDYIIQSINDSTICTTTELKTNPKIVNIVKINEDSWDEIIIENCGQISVNYKWIEEEYTATKYDCFLKQKQKKCFFFDTRTYTLGPGQIKHLTVLFRPTRTGPHREMWFLQINILRKLDHIARISVPLQGCAISNVNNISSIVQLQNTILSEKCNGLLNKSTSKDHQNVILEEKLSFIEKYHYHDEKMTYLYHTLQTENSKSIEELLYQCMRLKESLKEKCLNLISQTAVTLLKKEIVFEHSQMNHHELNAHKIMYITMDCIDLIISTYEFDHDEVCQEMYKIPAENQPKSVINDSDNDEISAVDITTKQKFEYAKINEEWFEMIKPMIKKRLEWAIERILDYDILWRECKHENSNETIKNEHKTGTLGIESYEHKECSLSLVRQFFINKYL, from the exons atgtcttgtAATCAAGATGATGAATGGGAATATGTACCTGTTGAAACAGCTGATGAAATTATGTTGTGTGGAGATGTGGTTGAAAGTAAAAGTCTAAGAAATTGGAATAGATGgcttaaaataagaaaacaacAGCATAAATACCTTGGTttaatg gtaTGTCGTAGTTCTGCATCGTTGTTAATGAATAAGTCTGATAAATTCAGATCAAAAGTTGAATGTAAATGGCTGGTTGATGCAGCACTCAAGTTAAAAGccaataatgaatattgtgCTGATTTTCCTTATTCTATCgctaaagaaataaataattttacaagtatatatataccatatgtAATACGTACTGAAAAAGGATTATCGGGCATAAAGAAAGATGCTCGCTTTGATTTGCAAACACCTAATAAAGTGTTgctttataatgaattaaatactttaaaaagtttaatacctTTTAAAAGTTCTGAGAAATTAGCTATTATTGgggaaaatattcttaaaaaagcTATGAAGCacaaatttgattataaaggTACTATTCCATCAGTTTATGTTGAGTCTactcttaaaaaaaacaagtgtAATATTGCACTTGTTTATGTTAGagtaaatgattatataatacaatcaatTAATGACAGCACTATTTGCACAACAactgaattaaaaacaaatccaaaaatagttaatattgtaaaaataaatgaagatTCTTGGGATgagataataatagaaaactgTGGTCAAATAAGTGTCAACTATAAATGGATAGAAGAAGAATATACCGCTACAaaatatgattgttttttaaaacaaaaacaaaaaaagtgttttttttttgacaccaGGACCTATACCTTGGGTCCCGgtcaaattaaacatttaactgttttattcAGACCTACACGAACTGGACCTCACAGAGAAATGTGGtttttgcaaataaatattttgaggaAATTAGATCATATAGCTAGGATCAGTGTACCTTTACAAGGATGTGCTATTTCCAATGTTAACAACATATCATCGATAGTACaa ttgcaaaatactatattatctgAAAAATGCAATGGATTACTTAACAAATCAACAAGTAAAGATcatcaaaatgtaattttagaaGAAAAGTTgtcttttattgaaaaatatcattaccACGACGAAAAGATGACATATctttatcatacattacaaaCAGAGAATTCTAAAAGTATTGAAGAACTTTTATACCAATGTATGCGACTAAAAGAATCACTTAAAGAAAAatgcttaaatttaattagtcaAACAGCTGTCacattgttaaaaaaagaaattgtttttgaacACAGTCAAATGAATCATCACGAATTAAACGCACATAAAATCATGTATATAACAATGGATTGTATTGATTTGATAATAAGTACTTACGAATTTGATCATGATGAAGTCTGtcaagaaatgtataaaattcctGCTGAAAATCAACCAAAATCAGTAATAAACGATTCAG ATAATGATGAAATATCTGCAGTTGATATCACTACGAagcaaaaatttgaatatgctAAAATAAATGAAGAATGGTTTGAAATGATCAAACCCATGATCAAGAAACGGTTAGAATGGGCTATAGAAAGAATATTAGACTATGATATTTTGTGGAGAGAATGTAAACATGAAAATTCTAATGAGACTATTAAGAATGAACATAAAACAGGAACACTAGGGATAGAATCTTATGAACATAAAGAATGTAGTCTTTCACTTGTgagacaattttttataaataaatacttatga